In Acidobacteriota bacterium, one genomic interval encodes:
- a CDS encoding glycosyltransferase family 4 protein has protein sequence MTGHGAEANGAEIGYVLKSYPRTSETFIANEIYLLEQLGLRLRLFSILDLTDPQRHAVVDATKAPVHYLPQVTSLSETFFPIWLWNNAPKFFRSHWRLLKSRPAAYLCTLLLALRFAFKYRTDSWWRPSFIKEFLQAGFIAEQVLAIGSIRHLHAHFCHSATTVAMMASRLCGVPFSFTAHAKDIYVQTLNPGDLLPTKLRRAKFAVTCTEANHKHLNNLGVTGTPIHTIYHGLDTRRFAPRESVESKSSLPLLLTVGRVVEKKGFHTLVEACWLLKNRGVQFQCLFISGAGVGEQEIISLIQKLDLTDVITLRPAVTQEELQRIYHRATLFALPCQIASNGDRDGIPNVLVEAMATGLPVISTNISGVPELIEHGVSGLLVPEKDAEALAAAIAKLMDSPELRRRFGYAAREKICRLFDAEQNIRSLCGLFLNCLEGPDADKQTG, from the coding sequence ATGACTGGACACGGCGCAGAGGCGAATGGGGCGGAAATTGGATACGTGCTGAAAAGCTATCCGCGAACGTCCGAAACCTTCATCGCCAATGAAATCTACCTGCTGGAACAATTGGGACTGCGGTTGCGGTTGTTTTCCATTCTGGATTTGACCGATCCGCAGCGCCACGCCGTGGTGGATGCGACCAAAGCGCCTGTTCATTATTTGCCGCAAGTCACATCACTCAGCGAAACTTTTTTTCCCATCTGGCTGTGGAACAATGCCCCGAAGTTTTTCCGCAGCCATTGGCGGTTGCTCAAAAGCCGCCCAGCGGCCTATCTCTGCACATTGCTGCTGGCGTTGCGATTCGCCTTCAAGTATCGAACCGACTCTTGGTGGCGACCTTCGTTCATCAAGGAATTTCTGCAAGCCGGGTTCATTGCGGAACAGGTGTTGGCGATTGGCTCGATTCGCCACTTGCACGCGCATTTTTGCCATTCGGCGACGACGGTGGCGATGATGGCCAGTCGTTTATGCGGCGTGCCGTTCAGCTTCACTGCCCACGCCAAGGACATTTATGTGCAAACGCTGAACCCCGGCGATTTGCTGCCTACGAAGCTGCGCCGCGCGAAATTCGCTGTCACCTGTACAGAAGCGAACCACAAACATCTAAACAATTTGGGAGTCACTGGAACTCCGATTCACACGATTTACCACGGACTGGATACTCGGCGATTCGCGCCGCGCGAGTCGGTAGAATCGAAATCATCTTTGCCATTGTTGCTGACCGTAGGCCGCGTGGTTGAAAAGAAAGGCTTTCATACGCTTGTAGAGGCTTGCTGGTTATTGAAAAACCGTGGCGTGCAGTTTCAATGTTTATTCATCAGCGGTGCGGGAGTCGGAGAGCAGGAAATCATTTCGCTGATCCAAAAGCTGGACCTGACAGATGTTATCACCTTGCGACCCGCTGTGACGCAGGAAGAGCTGCAAAGGATTTATCACCGAGCGACATTGTTTGCCTTGCCCTGCCAGATTGCCTCTAACGGCGACCGTGATGGGATTCCCAATGTTCTGGTCGAAGCGATGGCGACAGGACTGCCCGTAATTTCAACAAACATCTCCGGCGTCCCGGAATTGATTGAACACGGCGTGAGCGGATTGTTGGTTCCTGAAAAAGACGCTGAGGCGCTGGCAGCGGCGATTGCCAAGTTGATGGATTCGCCGGAATTACGCCGGAGGTTCGGGTATGCTGCACGCGAAAAAATTTGCCGGTTATTCGATGCCGAACAAAATATCCGTTCGTTATGTGGTTTGTTTCTGAATTGCCTGGAAGGTCCCGACGCCGACAAGCAAACAGGCTAA
- a CDS encoding glycosyl transferase has protein sequence MKKRVMFYCQSLLGIGHFIRSRELLFALRDFEVCFLYGGEVVPGFDWPDWVEVVYLPALRSDTAFERLYVVGEQASLEEVKTRRKELLLATFDRFLPDILLIELFPFGRKKFNFELLPLLTRARASRPELKIICSVRDILVHRPAQEKYEAEVCQRVNQFFDALLIHSDPSVQRLEETFGSVAQLACPLYYTGYVAQPSQDSPPQITDQPMILVSIGGGRVGHELIDYALEASRLLPFPHQLQIFTGPHISDEEFQRLENKAAALSHARLQRHTTEFPTWLSRASLSISMAGYNTCMDILAAQARALVYPFNEHDNDEQTRRARKLEQVGHVTMLEPEQLSPKFLASEIVRLLNAPPPPPTLAIDLQGAKRTAELLAALLDSKSNEEARR, from the coding sequence ATGAAAAAGCGCGTCATGTTTTATTGCCAGTCATTGCTTGGCATTGGGCATTTCATTCGCAGCCGCGAATTGCTGTTCGCGTTGCGCGATTTCGAGGTTTGTTTTTTGTACGGCGGTGAAGTTGTACCGGGGTTTGATTGGCCGGACTGGGTAGAAGTCGTTTATCTGCCCGCACTTCGTTCTGACACGGCCTTTGAGCGTCTATACGTTGTTGGTGAGCAAGCCAGTCTTGAGGAAGTCAAAACACGCAGGAAAGAATTGCTGCTCGCAACATTCGATCGGTTCTTGCCAGACATTTTACTGATTGAGTTGTTTCCGTTCGGCAGAAAAAAATTCAATTTTGAGTTGCTGCCGTTGCTGACGCGCGCGCGCGCGTCACGCCCTGAACTGAAAATTATTTGCAGCGTGAGAGACATTCTGGTGCACCGTCCCGCGCAGGAAAAATACGAAGCCGAGGTGTGCCAACGCGTCAACCAATTTTTTGACGCGTTGTTGATTCACTCGGACCCGAGCGTGCAACGACTGGAGGAAACGTTCGGCAGCGTCGCGCAGCTTGCCTGTCCGCTTTACTACACCGGTTACGTCGCGCAACCATCTCAGGATTCACCGCCCCAGATCACCGACCAGCCAATGATTCTGGTCAGCATTGGCGGAGGCCGTGTCGGGCACGAGTTGATTGATTATGCGCTGGAGGCATCACGGCTTCTGCCTTTCCCGCACCAACTGCAAATTTTCACCGGCCCGCATATTTCCGACGAAGAGTTTCAACGTTTGGAAAACAAAGCTGCGGCATTGTCACACGCCCGATTACAACGCCATACGACGGAGTTTCCAACCTGGCTCAGCCGAGCGTCGCTTTCCATCAGCATGGCAGGTTACAACACCTGTATGGATATTCTGGCGGCGCAGGCGCGCGCTCTGGTATATCCGTTCAACGAACACGATAACGACGAACAAACCCGCCGGGCGCGCAAGCTGGAACAGGTAGGCCATGTCACCATGCTGGAACCGGAGCAGCTTTCGCCGAAGTTCCTGGCTTCTGAAATCGTTCGTCTGCTCAACGCGCCGCCGCCCCCTCCAACGCTTGCGATTGACCTGCAAGGCGCAAAGCGCACGGCAGAATTGTTGGCGGCCTTGCTGGATTCAAAGTCGAACGAAGAGGCGAGGCGTTGA